Proteins encoded by one window of Moorella humiferrea:
- the mntA gene encoding type VII toxin-antitoxin system MntA family adenylyltransferase antitoxin, which translates to MKYLPAEARLDKAIANAIIEYLNQCRDVVAAYLFGSCARGTGRERSDIDVAVLFAGSEGKLHRFDRRLEIIMDLERVTGKKVDVIDIQAAPLLLQHQIIKDGILLVDKDPRYRVGFEVWSRRTYFDLQPLLERRNKKFIAKVLERGMMVDMEVIRHRLALLSEYIADLEAEKDVGLKEFLADKRLRRYIERTLHLAVGDWE; encoded by the coding sequence ATGAAATATTTGCCGGCCGAAGCGCGTTTGGATAAAGCAATAGCTAATGCCATCATCGAGTATCTAAATCAATGCCGGGATGTGGTGGCGGCGTACCTTTTTGGTTCCTGTGCCCGGGGTACCGGCAGGGAGCGCAGCGACATCGACGTGGCCGTTTTATTTGCCGGTAGTGAAGGTAAATTGCATCGTTTTGACCGCCGGCTGGAAATAATTATGGACCTGGAAAGGGTTACGGGGAAAAAGGTGGACGTCATTGACATTCAGGCGGCGCCTTTACTGCTGCAGCATCAGATAATAAAGGACGGGATTTTACTGGTCGATAAAGATCCCCGCTACCGGGTGGGATTTGAAGTTTGGTCCAGGCGCACTTATTTTGACCTGCAACCTCTTCTGGAGAGGCGTAATAAAAAATTTATCGCTAAGGTCCTGGAGCGTGGTATGATGGTTGATATGGAAGTTATAAGGCACCGCCTGGCTTTGTTAAGTGAGTATATAGCTGACCTTGAAGCAGAAAAGGACGTCGGCTTAAAAGAGTTCCTGGCAGACAAACGGCTGCGACGCTACATTGAACGGACTTTGCACCTGGCTGTAGGCGACTGGGAATAA
- a CDS encoding IS200/IS605 family accessory protein TnpB-related protein yields MKKQRKNKKRMSELNGGLKYTICGEWFPEAYPAYRSKKWGRGDEDPLDTEMRLFCACERWAFNRLMEGRSREELKQEGQRVFGLNSRYCDDAILKARAVIESQKELLALEIEETETKLSRAKKKLRWAAKVLDKAIKAKDPAKIEKTKRILHGRKARVKKLAAKLAELQKHEANGTIPKVVFGGRALWRQICRGKAGREEWRHTRQNRLYARGDETKGGNPNMKVAYQEGRFTLAVTISHLSEQKGTDSKGRPIMTRAPRVEGELWLPEKHRLKVWGLLLSGAPYNVELIRCRDDRYRVHIVFTMTAPELVTDPNRGYLGIDTNPDGVALANVNYFGQPEPWPEGFTVPYPKALHKFAGEFQTIVHPNGFLYLKIPELAYSRSFRRTYLIGVLAQVVVNIARVLGKSIAIEDLGFGKDRLDTDKKFNRMAANFPYRKITEAIIRKAYKEGVGVKPVRPAHTSTIGYWKYMERYGVTIHHAAALAIARRAIGFKEHITKELKQKIQAIKEKLNQKANSLPGEGKGMTRKVKQQIMRLGEKVSVHNGLDRYKQESFYSVWHDLKQLALSSR; encoded by the coding sequence ATGAAGAAACAGCGAAAGAACAAAAAGAGAATGAGTGAACTTAACGGCGGTCTTAAGTATACCATCTGCGGCGAGTGGTTTCCGGAAGCTTACCCCGCTTACCGGTCCAAGAAATGGGGCCGGGGGGATGAAGACCCGCTGGATACTGAGATGCGGCTTTTCTGCGCCTGCGAGCGCTGGGCCTTCAACCGGCTTATGGAAGGCCGTTCCCGGGAAGAACTCAAACAAGAAGGCCAGCGGGTATTCGGCTTAAACTCCCGCTATTGTGACGACGCCATACTGAAAGCGAGGGCTGTCATAGAATCGCAAAAGGAACTCCTAGCGTTAGAAATCGAGGAAACAGAAACCAAACTGAGCCGGGCCAAAAAGAAACTCCGCTGGGCTGCAAAGGTCCTGGACAAAGCGATCAAGGCCAAAGACCCGGCAAAAATCGAGAAAACCAAACGTATTCTCCACGGCCGCAAAGCCCGGGTCAAAAAGCTTGCCGCCAAACTGGCCGAACTCCAGAAACATGAAGCCAACGGCACTATCCCCAAGGTAGTATTCGGGGGACGGGCCTTATGGCGGCAGATCTGCCGGGGCAAGGCCGGCCGGGAAGAATGGCGCCACACCCGGCAGAACCGGTTATACGCCCGGGGCGACGAAACAAAAGGCGGCAACCCCAACATGAAGGTGGCTTACCAGGAGGGGAGATTTACCCTGGCAGTCACTATTTCCCATTTATCCGAGCAAAAAGGTACTGACAGCAAAGGAAGGCCCATAATGACCAGGGCACCGCGGGTGGAAGGAGAGCTCTGGCTGCCGGAAAAACACCGGCTCAAGGTGTGGGGGTTGCTTCTTTCCGGCGCACCCTATAACGTTGAATTGATTAGATGCCGGGACGACCGGTACAGGGTTCATATCGTCTTCACCATGACGGCGCCTGAATTGGTGACCGACCCCAACCGCGGCTACCTTGGGATAGACACCAACCCAGATGGGGTAGCTCTGGCTAACGTTAATTATTTTGGCCAGCCCGAGCCCTGGCCGGAAGGCTTTACTGTTCCTTATCCCAAAGCCTTGCACAAGTTTGCCGGAGAGTTTCAGACGATAGTACACCCGAACGGTTTCCTTTACCTCAAGATACCGGAACTGGCTTACAGCCGCAGTTTTAGACGTACTTACCTCATCGGCGTTCTGGCCCAGGTAGTGGTGAACATCGCCAGAGTTTTAGGCAAATCTATCGCTATAGAAGACCTGGGCTTCGGCAAAGACCGGCTGGACACCGATAAAAAGTTCAACCGCATGGCGGCCAATTTTCCTTACCGGAAGATAACCGAAGCTATTATCCGTAAAGCCTACAAAGAAGGCGTCGGCGTAAAGCCGGTCCGGCCAGCTCACACTTCCACCATCGGCTATTGGAAATACATGGAGCGGTACGGGGTAACTATCCACCATGCCGCCGCATTGGCAATCGCCCGCCGGGCAATAGGTTTTAAAGAACACATCACCAAAGAGTTAAAACAAAAAATCCAAGCCATTAAAGAAAAGCTGAACCAAAAGGCGAATTCCTTACCTGGGGAAGGAAAAGGGATGACCCGAAAGGTGAAGCAGCAAATCATGCGGCTGGGCGAAAAGGTTTCCGTTCATAACGGCTTAGACCGCTATAAACAGGAATCCTTTTATTCTGTCTGGCACGACTTGAAGCAGCTCGCTTTATCAAGTAGGTGA
- the mntA gene encoding type VII toxin-antitoxin system MntA family adenylyltransferase antitoxin, whose amino-acid sequence MRKIKVLKEPEGLTPEKIAAIKDKLAEILASTHVLLVYLFGSAARNLMTGRQGKLSDVDLAVLLANEGRVDDLSETILNLMEIFCRVFGREDIDLTILNTSSPVIKNRVLREGMLLYARDRQTKIDFETVSRREYLDTQPLRAFYRRQFIDKIKKGEAGRGFRAGLEAPQEARRIREFLKGISKGEP is encoded by the coding sequence ATGCGGAAAATTAAAGTCCTAAAAGAGCCAGAGGGGTTGACACCGGAGAAAATCGCTGCGATTAAAGATAAACTAGCGGAAATTTTAGCTTCCACGCATGTTTTACTGGTCTACCTTTTTGGCTCAGCAGCCCGAAATTTAATGACGGGACGACAGGGCAAACTTAGCGACGTCGATTTGGCCGTCCTGCTGGCTAATGAAGGACGAGTGGATGATTTATCGGAGACGATTCTTAACCTGATGGAGATTTTTTGCAGGGTTTTTGGGCGTGAAGATATAGATTTGACAATTCTTAATACCTCCTCTCCCGTTATAAAAAATCGTGTTCTACGTGAAGGTATGCTTTTATATGCCAGGGACCGGCAGACAAAGATCGATTTTGAAACCGTGTCCAGACGTGAATACCTGGATACCCAGCCTTTGCGGGCCTTTTACCGGCGCCAGTTTATCGATAAAATCAAGAAAGGGGAAGCCGGCCGTGGATTTAGAGCGGGTCTTGAGGCGCCTCAAGAAGCTCGAAGAATACGTGAATTTCTTAAAGGAATATCAAAAGGTGAACCTTGA
- a CDS encoding IS607 family transposase gives MELLTISKAAKKLGVHPNSLRNWEKRGLIKPVRFPGGQRRYSMDELNKLLQSGQLTGEREAVVLYARVSTKKQADAGNLERQMERLRQYAGEHGFTIRAEFADVASGLNQKRRGLANVLKLAEQGEYKKLIIEYPDRLARFGYSYIERHLKYCGVEIIAIAEKEPEDAQSELVKDLLAIVTSFSARLYGARGGKKVRQGFRELIAGVELDEETAKEQKENE, from the coding sequence ATGGAACTATTAACCATCAGCAAAGCGGCAAAGAAACTGGGCGTCCATCCTAACAGCCTGCGCAACTGGGAAAAGCGGGGCTTAATCAAGCCCGTGCGTTTTCCTGGAGGCCAGCGCCGGTACTCCATGGATGAACTCAATAAGCTTCTACAGTCCGGCCAATTGACTGGCGAACGCGAGGCAGTCGTGCTGTACGCCCGGGTGTCCACCAAAAAGCAGGCCGACGCCGGCAACCTGGAGCGGCAGATGGAACGGCTGCGCCAGTATGCTGGAGAACACGGGTTTACCATCAGGGCGGAATTTGCGGACGTGGCTAGCGGCTTGAACCAGAAGCGCCGTGGCCTGGCCAACGTACTCAAGTTAGCCGAGCAGGGTGAGTATAAGAAACTTATTATCGAGTACCCCGACCGACTGGCCCGTTTCGGATATTCGTACATTGAGCGTCATTTAAAATATTGCGGCGTAGAAATAATCGCCATAGCGGAAAAAGAGCCGGAAGACGCTCAAAGCGAATTGGTGAAAGATTTGCTGGCCATAGTCACGTCATTTTCTGCCCGGTTATACGGGGCCAGGGGCGGCAAAAAAGTGAGGCAGGGGTTTCGGGAACTAATCGCGGGAGTGGAGCTGGATGAAGAAACAGCGAAAGAACAAAAAGAGAATGAGTGA
- the nuoF gene encoding NADH-quinone oxidoreductase subunit NuoF, with protein sequence MSTCGQAAGGARVMAALEEEIKRLGLQVDVGQTSCIGMCYAEPIVEITLPGKPRVFYGDVAPERVPPLISGHVVQGEPVREWALIQIPGEASPYDGIPVMDASPYYGRQVRVVTSRLGLTDPESLDGYIATGGYEALRKVLGSMTPEEVIEEIKVSGLRGRGGAGFPTGLKWSFTRQAAGEKKYVVCNADEGDPGAFMDRSVLEGDPFSVIEGMTIAAYAIGADEGYIYCRAEYPLALKRLKVAIAAAEARGFLGRNILGSGFNFELHIKAGAGAFVCGEETALLASIEGRRGMPRVRPPFPAQQGLWGRPTNINNVETYANVPFIIKNGGAWFAAMGTEKSKGTKVFCLTGKVKKTGLIEVPMGITLREIIFDIAGGIQDDKRFKAVQIGGPSGGCLPEDKLDLPVDYDSLNQAGAIMGSGGMVVMDENTCMVDVARFFLNFTQAESCGKCTPCREGTKRMLEILTRICEGEGKIEDLDTLERLARVVKNTALCGLGQTCPNPVLSTLQYFRHEYEAHIIEKRCPAHVCQALLIFTIDAEKCTGCGACARVCPAGAISGERKQPHHIDPALCIKCGSCLEKCKFGAISRQ encoded by the coding sequence ATGAGCACCTGCGGCCAGGCCGCCGGGGGCGCCAGGGTGATGGCGGCCTTGGAGGAGGAAATAAAGAGGCTGGGCCTCCAGGTGGATGTGGGGCAGACGAGTTGCATCGGCATGTGTTACGCTGAGCCCATTGTAGAAATAACCCTGCCGGGAAAGCCCCGGGTGTTTTATGGGGACGTTGCGCCGGAACGGGTGCCGCCCCTGATTTCCGGGCATGTGGTGCAGGGAGAACCAGTGAGGGAGTGGGCCCTCATCCAGATCCCCGGAGAAGCGTCACCTTATGACGGCATTCCGGTCATGGACGCCTCCCCTTACTACGGTCGCCAGGTGCGGGTGGTCACTTCTCGCCTTGGCCTGACCGATCCCGAGAGCCTGGACGGATACATTGCTACGGGAGGATATGAAGCCCTGCGGAAGGTTTTAGGCTCCATGACCCCGGAGGAGGTTATCGAGGAAATTAAGGTTTCGGGGCTGCGCGGCCGGGGCGGCGCTGGTTTCCCCACGGGGCTAAAATGGAGCTTCACCCGCCAGGCGGCAGGTGAAAAAAAATATGTAGTTTGCAACGCCGACGAAGGCGATCCGGGCGCCTTTATGGACCGCAGCGTCCTGGAAGGCGATCCCTTTTCCGTCATCGAGGGGATGACTATAGCCGCTTATGCCATAGGCGCCGATGAAGGTTACATTTACTGTCGCGCCGAGTATCCTTTAGCCCTTAAACGCTTGAAGGTGGCCATTGCCGCGGCCGAGGCCCGGGGCTTCCTCGGCCGCAACATTCTGGGTTCGGGCTTTAACTTCGAGTTGCATATCAAGGCCGGGGCTGGCGCCTTTGTGTGCGGCGAAGAGACGGCCTTGCTGGCTTCCATTGAGGGCCGGCGGGGCATGCCCAGGGTGCGCCCTCCCTTCCCGGCCCAACAGGGGCTCTGGGGCAGGCCAACCAACATTAATAATGTGGAGACCTATGCCAACGTGCCTTTTATTATCAAAAACGGCGGCGCCTGGTTTGCCGCCATGGGCACGGAAAAGAGCAAGGGCACCAAGGTTTTCTGCCTGACGGGCAAGGTCAAGAAGACCGGCCTCATCGAGGTACCCATGGGCATAACTTTACGGGAGATAATTTTTGATATTGCCGGCGGCATCCAGGACGACAAACGCTTCAAGGCCGTCCAGATCGGCGGTCCCTCCGGGGGCTGTCTGCCCGAGGACAAACTCGACCTGCCGGTGGATTACGATTCCCTCAACCAAGCGGGGGCCATTATGGGTTCCGGCGGCATGGTGGTCATGGACGAAAACACCTGCATGGTGGATGTGGCCCGCTTTTTCCTGAATTTTACCCAGGCGGAGTCCTGCGGCAAGTGCACCCCCTGTCGTGAGGGTACGAAAAGAATGCTGGAGATCCTTACCCGCATCTGCGAGGGAGAAGGTAAAATAGAAGATTTGGATACCTTGGAGAGATTGGCCCGGGTGGTGAAAAACACGGCCCTGTGCGGCCTGGGACAGACGTGTCCCAATCCCGTCCTCTCCACCCTCCAGTACTTCCGCCATGAGTACGAGGCCCACATTATAGAGAAACGCTGTCCGGCCCATGTCTGCCAGGCTCTGCTTATTTTTACCATTGATGCCGAAAAATGCACCGGCTGCGGTGCCTGTGCCCGGGTCTGCCCGGCGGGGGCCATTAGCGGCGAAAGAAAACAGCCGCATCATATCGATCCGGCCCTGTGCATCAAGTGCGGCAGTTGCTTGGAGAAATGCAAATTCGGGGCCATATCCAGGCAGTAG
- the nuoE gene encoding NADH-quinone oxidoreductase subunit NuoE, producing the protein MDGSAKAGALEEVLARYAATEGALIPILQETQEIYGYLPEEAMRVIARRLKIPFSRVYGVATFYTQFHLKPRGRNIIRVCQGTACHVRGGAKLLEAISKTLGIGKNETTADGRFTLETVACLGSCGLAPVMMINEETYGRLTPEQIPAILERY; encoded by the coding sequence ATGGATGGGAGCGCCAAGGCCGGGGCTCTGGAGGAGGTTCTGGCGCGCTATGCTGCTACAGAAGGCGCGCTGATCCCCATTCTCCAGGAGACCCAGGAGATTTACGGCTATTTGCCGGAGGAGGCCATGCGGGTGATCGCCCGGAGGTTGAAGATACCCTTCAGCCGGGTTTACGGGGTGGCGACTTTTTACACCCAGTTTCATTTAAAACCCCGCGGCCGCAACATCATCCGCGTCTGCCAGGGGACGGCCTGTCACGTCCGGGGCGGGGCCAAGCTTTTAGAAGCCATTTCTAAAACCCTGGGAATAGGTAAGAATGAAACTACTGCCGACGGCCGCTTTACCCTGGAAACGGTGGCCTGCTTGGGGTCCTGCGGCCTGGCTCCGGTGATGATGATCAATGAGGAAACCTACGGGAGGCTGACGCCGGAGCAGATCCCGGCCATCCTGGAAAGGTATTAG
- a CDS encoding nucleotidyltransferase domain-containing protein: MNARDLAIARKIKKRLAEKIPLYEVRLFGSRARGQATPDSDLDLYLETGPLSREERRLISDIVWEVGFENDIVIVPLAVERSEVLNGPFSISTLYRSIKNEGIKV; encoded by the coding sequence ATGAACGCCAGGGACCTGGCTATTGCCAGAAAAATAAAAAAGCGTCTTGCAGAAAAGATCCCCCTTTACGAAGTACGTTTATTTGGCTCTCGAGCACGTGGTCAAGCCACTCCCGACTCGGATCTTGATCTTTATTTAGAGACGGGGCCTCTTTCACGGGAAGAAAGACGTTTAATCAGCGATATCGTCTGGGAAGTTGGATTTGAAAACGATATCGTTATAGTGCCTCTGGCAGTTGAGCGAAGCGAAGTTCTTAACGGGCCTTTTTCAATTTCAACATTGTATCGATCTATAAAAAACGAAGGGATTAAGGTATGA
- a CDS encoding HEPN domain-containing protein: MKEDNRKRTLINYRLNEACEVLADAQKLLATQGSPRSIVNRTYYAMFYATLALLVTIDQGSSKHSGVIALFDRYFVKTGIFQKEFSKALHRAFEIRQQGDYGEITPVTVEDALELLREAEKFIQAVQDYLTYPPGRQSGVPESPGRPPRRHR, from the coding sequence ATGAAAGAAGATAACCGCAAACGCACTTTGATTAATTACAGGTTAAATGAGGCGTGTGAAGTGCTGGCCGACGCACAAAAATTGCTGGCAACCCAGGGCAGCCCGCGTAGTATAGTCAATCGTACTTATTATGCCATGTTTTATGCGACCCTCGCTCTTCTAGTCACTATCGACCAAGGCTCAAGCAAACATAGCGGGGTTATCGCCCTCTTTGATCGCTATTTCGTCAAGACAGGGATATTCCAAAAGGAATTTAGCAAAGCGCTCCATCGCGCTTTTGAAATCCGGCAACAAGGGGATTATGGTGAAATTACGCCTGTAACAGTTGAAGACGCCCTCGAGCTCCTAAGAGAAGCGGAAAAGTTTATCCAGGCCGTTCAAGACTACCTTACTTATCCACCCGGGCGCCAAAGCGGTGTACCAGAATCTCCCGGACGGCCGCCACGTCGGCATCGGTGA
- a CDS encoding FAD-dependent oxidoreductase: protein MLTLTGGGIRPEGWPLAAPLVRADIVVYGGGLAGCAAAWKAAATAPDRSVALVVPYPEHQYGGLATIGGQNFWDVRYWAGDGRLVQGGSFAHWFNAVGPFYRPADLAARIAADLGGLANLETYWAMDITAVRKDRRGRLKGIALRGLQRDAAGTVIWGEESLILTASIFVDASEDGRLSRLSRAGVTVGRTDWPAEFLVGDFVRLEGRIELCPRQQAATLMFKVRRVQPDRYRDMIFRQERGVWAAYGGREVYINDPVVTAFNDRYGPAGFALKPLNAVQDGAGSSDWWVNALLIFNVDGRANGRDRRHDAYPRDMAPGALDTDTAWRKAREMLLNPDFIRALRRFDGFQNAELVLDAGGGPVTGGMLYLRETVHTVVDPREAGPGTEDSNYAMTAAATHGAGSGPTEGNDLGNYVNRIGLGFYWQDINAYRFEDLKGADGRYRWPVTPFLRPDYPWTTPGPGGWPQNPVYIPFNTLLSRPVPNLLIPGYAASISSLAWAELRVLPNQCVLGDAAGVAAAYAVTKGREPGTFTDADVAAVREILVHRFGARVDK, encoded by the coding sequence ATGTTAACTTTAACGGGCGGCGGGATCCGGCCGGAGGGCTGGCCCCTGGCGGCGCCATTGGTGCGGGCGGATATCGTCGTTTACGGCGGCGGCCTGGCCGGCTGCGCGGCGGCCTGGAAGGCGGCAGCCACGGCGCCGGACAGGTCGGTAGCCTTGGTGGTCCCCTACCCCGAGCACCAGTACGGCGGCCTGGCCACGATCGGCGGCCAGAACTTCTGGGACGTACGCTACTGGGCTGGGGACGGGAGGCTGGTCCAGGGAGGGTCTTTTGCCCACTGGTTTAATGCCGTGGGACCCTTTTACCGGCCGGCAGATCTGGCGGCGAGGATAGCCGCCGACCTGGGCGGGCTGGCAAATCTTGAGACATACTGGGCGATGGATATTACTGCCGTCCGGAAGGACAGGCGCGGGCGGCTTAAGGGGATTGCCCTGCGGGGCCTGCAGCGGGATGCCGCCGGGACGGTAATCTGGGGTGAAGAGAGCCTAATACTAACCGCGTCCATCTTTGTCGACGCTTCGGAAGACGGCAGGCTGAGCCGCCTGAGCCGGGCCGGGGTGACGGTTGGCCGGACGGACTGGCCGGCTGAATTCCTGGTCGGGGACTTTGTTCGCCTTGAGGGTAGAATTGAGCTCTGCCCGCGCCAGCAGGCGGCCACCCTCATGTTCAAGGTGCGCAGGGTGCAGCCCGACCGTTACCGGGATATGATTTTTCGCCAGGAGCGAGGTGTATGGGCGGCCTACGGCGGCAGAGAAGTTTACATAAATGATCCGGTAGTCACCGCCTTTAACGACCGCTACGGCCCGGCGGGCTTCGCGTTAAAGCCCTTAAACGCCGTTCAGGACGGGGCGGGCAGTTCCGATTGGTGGGTCAATGCCCTCCTCATCTTTAACGTTGACGGACGGGCGAATGGCCGCGACCGGAGGCACGATGCTTATCCGAGGGATATGGCGCCCGGAGCCCTGGATACGGACACGGCCTGGAGAAAAGCGCGGGAGATGCTGCTAAATCCTGATTTTATTCGGGCCCTGCGCCGCTTTGACGGTTTCCAAAATGCGGAGTTGGTGCTGGATGCCGGGGGTGGACCGGTTACCGGCGGGATGCTCTATCTGCGGGAAACGGTACATACGGTGGTGGATCCCCGGGAAGCGGGACCGGGGACGGAGGACAGCAACTACGCCATGACCGCGGCGGCCACTCATGGGGCAGGGTCTGGCCCGACAGAGGGCAATGATCTCGGGAATTATGTAAACCGTATCGGCCTGGGCTTTTACTGGCAGGATATCAACGCTTATCGCTTTGAAGACCTGAAGGGTGCGGACGGCCGCTACCGCTGGCCGGTGACGCCTTTCTTGCGGCCTGATTATCCCTGGACCACGCCGGGACCTGGCGGGTGGCCGCAGAACCCGGTCTATATCCCCTTTAACACCCTCCTTAGCCGCCCGGTGCCCAATTTGCTCATCCCCGGCTATGCGGCCAGCATTTCCTCCCTGGCCTGGGCTGAGCTGCGGGTCCTACCGAATCAGTGCGTCTTGGGGGATGCCGCCGGCGTGGCGGCGGCCTACGCCGTGACGAAAGGTCGCGAGCCCGGTACCTTCACCGATGCCGACGTGGCGGCCGTCCGGGAGATTCTGGTACACCGCTTTGGCGCCCGGGTGGATAAGTAA
- a CDS encoding alpha-hydroxy-acid oxidizing protein, translating to MQPSLASIRERARVLLDGICRVCPVCDGWRCPSGVPGMGGIGTGAAFRNNIAALAAWQVNMRVLHDHKDQDLSLRLFGKRLAFPILGAAVAGARVNFQGRVSEEELARAFVLGAVEAGSLAFTGDGPLPELMDAGLKAIKAVGGRGIPVIKPWEDMEIMALIRRAEDAGAVAVGIDVDAAGLVNMTRAGQLVEPKTVEQIAKIAGATSLPLILKGVMTVADAEAAVEGGATAIVVSNHGGRALDHTPGTAAVLPEIAAAVGDKIIVLADGGVRSGVDVLKMLALGARAVLVGRPLAVAAIGGGAVGVRLQLEALADDLAVAMRLTGCGDLNDVSKGLLRPIHN from the coding sequence ATGCAGCCAAGTCTTGCGTCTATTCGTGAACGGGCCAGGGTGCTTCTCGACGGCATCTGCCGCGTCTGCCCGGTGTGCGACGGGTGGCGCTGTCCCTCGGGCGTGCCGGGCATGGGCGGCATCGGCACCGGAGCGGCTTTTCGCAACAACATTGCCGCCCTGGCGGCCTGGCAGGTCAACATGCGCGTTCTCCACGACCATAAGGATCAGGACTTGAGTTTAAGGCTCTTCGGCAAGAGGCTTGCCTTTCCCATCCTGGGGGCGGCCGTGGCCGGGGCCAGGGTCAATTTTCAGGGCCGCGTGAGCGAGGAGGAGCTGGCCCGGGCCTTCGTCCTGGGGGCAGTTGAAGCCGGAAGCCTGGCATTTACCGGCGACGGCCCCCTGCCGGAGCTCATGGACGCCGGGCTTAAAGCTATCAAGGCCGTCGGGGGGCGGGGGATTCCGGTCATCAAACCGTGGGAAGACATGGAAATAATGGCCCTCATCCGCCGCGCCGAGGACGCCGGTGCCGTAGCCGTGGGGATCGACGTTGACGCCGCCGGTCTGGTGAACATGACCCGCGCCGGCCAGCTGGTGGAACCCAAGACGGTGGAGCAGATTGCTAAGATAGCGGGTGCTACTTCCCTGCCCCTGATCCTAAAGGGCGTCATGACGGTGGCCGATGCCGAGGCCGCGGTGGAGGGCGGGGCGACGGCCATCGTCGTTTCCAACCATGGCGGCCGCGCCCTGGATCACACTCCGGGGACGGCGGCGGTGCTGCCGGAGATCGCCGCGGCGGTGGGCGATAAAATAATCGTCCTCGCCGACGGTGGGGTGCGCTCGGGCGTAGACGTTTTGAAAATGCTGGCCCTGGGTGCCCGGGCGGTCCTGGTTGGCCGGCCCCTGGCCGTGGCCGCCATTGGCGGCGGTGCCGTGGGCGTGCGGTTGCAGCTTGAAGCCCTGGCCGACGATTTGGCCGTAGCCATGCGCCTCACCGGTTGCGGCGATCTAAATGATGTTTCAAAGGGGCTGCTGCGCCCCATCCATAATTAA
- the hepT gene encoding type VII toxin-antitoxin system HepT family RNase toxin: MNLDEFLSNHQIYSTVERDMELAITCIMDIGNHIISAMDLPEPETYADIPLILGNEGIIPKDLARKLVGAVRFRNILAHEYMDIDRRLVYKHLQTGLDDLVEFIYGIGKFLGIQGL; this comes from the coding sequence GTGAACCTTGATGAGTTCTTGAGTAACCATCAAATCTATTCCACGGTCGAAAGGGACATGGAGCTGGCGATTACCTGCATCATGGATATAGGTAATCACATTATCAGCGCTATGGATTTACCGGAACCGGAGACCTATGCCGACATCCCTTTGATCCTTGGTAACGAAGGGATTATCCCTAAAGATCTGGCCCGGAAGCTCGTCGGAGCGGTACGTTTTCGCAACATCCTGGCCCATGAATATATGGATATTGACCGCCGCCTGGTGTATAAACACTTACAAACCGGCCTGGACGACCTGGTGGAATTTATTTATGGCATTGGTAAATTTTTAGGGATACAGGGGTTATAG